Proteins found in one Sorghum bicolor cultivar BTx623 chromosome 1, Sorghum_bicolor_NCBIv3, whole genome shotgun sequence genomic segment:
- the LOC8077070 gene encoding 3beta-hydroxysteroid-dehydrogenase/decarboxylase isoform X2: protein MGSSERHGGSESEARWCAVTGGRGFMARHLVAALLRSGEWRVRVTDLASTVVLGPGEMEGLLGDALRDGRAVYASVDVCNLEQLTKAFEGVDVVFHTAAADPSKNDLQLHHKVNVEGTKNVIDACRICKVKRLIHTSSCCVVFDGIHGLFDVNESLPYPDKFSDAYAQTKAEAEKLVIKANCTNGLLTCCLRPGAIFGLGDIVIPNLDRYAWMRRVTFGDGKNCEDFVYVENVVHGHLCANKTLATIEGARTSGGKAYFITNMEPMNMWDFLDTVQEELGYKRMSKIRIPTIIIKPASYLIDWAYRVVFSHFGISQPQVLTPTRIRYITLNRTYSCNKAVEELGYKPIVTLQKAVKLYIQLRNKDFSKKE from the exons ATGGGGTCGTCGGAGCGTCACGGTGGCAGCGAGAGCGAGGCGAGGTGGTGTGCGGTGACCGGCGGCCGGGGATTCATGGCGAGGCACCTGGTGGCCGCCTTGCTCCGCTCCGGTGAGTGGCGCGTCCGGGTCACTGACCTCGCCTCTACCGTTGTGCTCGGCCCTGGCGAGATGGAAGGGCTCTTGGGCGATGCTCTCCGTGATGGCCGGGCCGTCTATGCGTCAGTGGATGTCTGCAACCTAGAGCAGCTTACAAAag CCTTTGAAGGGGTAGATGTTGTTTTCCACACAGCCGCTGCGGATCCTAGCAAAAATGACTTGCAACTTCACCACAAGGTTAACGTGGAGG GAACGAAGAATGTAATTGATGCTTGCAGGATATGCAAGGTCAAAAGGCTTATACACACCAGTTCTTGTTGTGTTGTGTTTGATGGCATTCATGGACTTTTTGATGTAAATGAGTCATTGCCATACCCAGATAAG TTTTCTGATGCATATGCACAAACAAAGGCAGAAGCAGAGAAGTTAGTCATCAAGGCCAATTGCACTAATGGCCTTCTAACGTGTTGCTTACGTCCTGGTGCCATATTTGGCCTAGGTGACATAGTGATACCAAATCTGGATCGTTATGCATGGATGCGTCGT GTTACATTTGGTGATGGGAAGAATTGTGAGGATTTTGTGTATGTTGAAAATGTTGTACATGGTCATCTTTGTGCTAATAAGACTCTTGCTACTATTGAAGGTGCAAGAACTAGTGGAGGAAAA GCATACTTTATAACTAATATGGAGCCAATGAATATGTGGGACTTCCTAGACACTGTTCAAGAAGAGCttggatacaaaag AATGTCCAAGATAAGGATACCTACAATTATTATCAAGCCAGCAAGCTATTTAATAGACTGGGCATATAGGGTTGTTTTCTCTCATTTTGGAATTTCCCAGCCTCAGGTGCTAACACCGACAAGGATTAGATACATAACACTCAATAGAACATATAGTTGTAACAAAGCTGTTGAAGAACTTGGCTACAAACCTATTGTGACACTGCAG AAAGCAGTAAAATTGTATATTCAATTGAGGAATAAAGATTTTTCTAAGAAAGAGTAA
- the LOC8077070 gene encoding 3beta-hydroxysteroid-dehydrogenase/decarboxylase isoform X1 → MGSSERHGGSESEARWCAVTGGRGFMARHLVAALLRSGEWRVRVTDLASTVVLGPGEMEGLLGDALRDGRAVYASVDVCNLEQLTKAFEGVDVVFHTAAADPSKNDLQLHHKVNVEGTKNVIDACRICKVKRLIHTSSCCVVFDGIHGLFDVNESLPYPDKFSDAYAQTKAEAEKLVIKANCTNGLLTCCLRPGAIFGLGDIVIPNLDRYAWMRRVTFGDGKNCEDFVYVENVVHGHLCANKTLATIEGARTSGGKAYFITNMEPMNMWDFLDTVQEELGYKRMSKIRIPTIIIKPASYLIDWAYRVVFSHFGISQPQVLTPTRIRYITLNRTYSCNKAVEELGYKPIVTLQDGLKKAVKLYIQLRNKDFSKKE, encoded by the exons ATGGGGTCGTCGGAGCGTCACGGTGGCAGCGAGAGCGAGGCGAGGTGGTGTGCGGTGACCGGCGGCCGGGGATTCATGGCGAGGCACCTGGTGGCCGCCTTGCTCCGCTCCGGTGAGTGGCGCGTCCGGGTCACTGACCTCGCCTCTACCGTTGTGCTCGGCCCTGGCGAGATGGAAGGGCTCTTGGGCGATGCTCTCCGTGATGGCCGGGCCGTCTATGCGTCAGTGGATGTCTGCAACCTAGAGCAGCTTACAAAag CCTTTGAAGGGGTAGATGTTGTTTTCCACACAGCCGCTGCGGATCCTAGCAAAAATGACTTGCAACTTCACCACAAGGTTAACGTGGAGG GAACGAAGAATGTAATTGATGCTTGCAGGATATGCAAGGTCAAAAGGCTTATACACACCAGTTCTTGTTGTGTTGTGTTTGATGGCATTCATGGACTTTTTGATGTAAATGAGTCATTGCCATACCCAGATAAG TTTTCTGATGCATATGCACAAACAAAGGCAGAAGCAGAGAAGTTAGTCATCAAGGCCAATTGCACTAATGGCCTTCTAACGTGTTGCTTACGTCCTGGTGCCATATTTGGCCTAGGTGACATAGTGATACCAAATCTGGATCGTTATGCATGGATGCGTCGT GTTACATTTGGTGATGGGAAGAATTGTGAGGATTTTGTGTATGTTGAAAATGTTGTACATGGTCATCTTTGTGCTAATAAGACTCTTGCTACTATTGAAGGTGCAAGAACTAGTGGAGGAAAA GCATACTTTATAACTAATATGGAGCCAATGAATATGTGGGACTTCCTAGACACTGTTCAAGAAGAGCttggatacaaaag AATGTCCAAGATAAGGATACCTACAATTATTATCAAGCCAGCAAGCTATTTAATAGACTGGGCATATAGGGTTGTTTTCTCTCATTTTGGAATTTCCCAGCCTCAGGTGCTAACACCGACAAGGATTAGATACATAACACTCAATAGAACATATAGTTGTAACAAAGCTGTTGAAGAACTTGGCTACAAACCTATTGTGACACTGCAG GATGGTTTAAAGAAAGCAGTAAAATTGTATATTCAATTGAGGAATAAAGATTTTTCTAAGAAAGAGTAA
- the LOC8077070 gene encoding 3beta-hydroxysteroid-dehydrogenase/decarboxylase isoform X3, which yields MGSSERHGGSESEARWCAVTGGRGFMARHLVAALLRSGEWRVRVTDLASTVVLGPGEMEGLLGDALRDGRAVYASVDVCNLEQLTKAFEGVDVVFHTAAADPSKNDLQLHHKVNVEGTKNVIDACRICKVKRLIHTSSCCVVFDGIHGLFDVNESLPYPDKFSDAYAQTKAEAEKLVIKANCTNGLLTCCLRPGAIFGLGDIVIPNLDRYAWMRRAYFITNMEPMNMWDFLDTVQEELGYKRMSKIRIPTIIIKPASYLIDWAYRVVFSHFGISQPQVLTPTRIRYITLNRTYSCNKAVEELGYKPIVTLQDGLKKAVKLYIQLRNKDFSKKE from the exons ATGGGGTCGTCGGAGCGTCACGGTGGCAGCGAGAGCGAGGCGAGGTGGTGTGCGGTGACCGGCGGCCGGGGATTCATGGCGAGGCACCTGGTGGCCGCCTTGCTCCGCTCCGGTGAGTGGCGCGTCCGGGTCACTGACCTCGCCTCTACCGTTGTGCTCGGCCCTGGCGAGATGGAAGGGCTCTTGGGCGATGCTCTCCGTGATGGCCGGGCCGTCTATGCGTCAGTGGATGTCTGCAACCTAGAGCAGCTTACAAAag CCTTTGAAGGGGTAGATGTTGTTTTCCACACAGCCGCTGCGGATCCTAGCAAAAATGACTTGCAACTTCACCACAAGGTTAACGTGGAGG GAACGAAGAATGTAATTGATGCTTGCAGGATATGCAAGGTCAAAAGGCTTATACACACCAGTTCTTGTTGTGTTGTGTTTGATGGCATTCATGGACTTTTTGATGTAAATGAGTCATTGCCATACCCAGATAAG TTTTCTGATGCATATGCACAAACAAAGGCAGAAGCAGAGAAGTTAGTCATCAAGGCCAATTGCACTAATGGCCTTCTAACGTGTTGCTTACGTCCTGGTGCCATATTTGGCCTAGGTGACATAGTGATACCAAATCTGGATCGTTATGCATGGATGCGTCGT GCATACTTTATAACTAATATGGAGCCAATGAATATGTGGGACTTCCTAGACACTGTTCAAGAAGAGCttggatacaaaag AATGTCCAAGATAAGGATACCTACAATTATTATCAAGCCAGCAAGCTATTTAATAGACTGGGCATATAGGGTTGTTTTCTCTCATTTTGGAATTTCCCAGCCTCAGGTGCTAACACCGACAAGGATTAGATACATAACACTCAATAGAACATATAGTTGTAACAAAGCTGTTGAAGAACTTGGCTACAAACCTATTGTGACACTGCAG GATGGTTTAAAGAAAGCAGTAAAATTGTATATTCAATTGAGGAATAAAGATTTTTCTAAGAAAGAGTAA